The Verrucomicrobiota bacterium genome window below encodes:
- the mraY gene encoding phospho-N-acetylmuramoyl-pentapeptide-transferase, which produces MLSFLEHLDSIWGPLRLFGFITVRAVLAGLFSFLFALIFGPRIIEFLKRLKMREVGRSEEEVGHLAVLHQGKQDTPTMGGLILFGSISLSLFLFAVPNVYVVVAWIVYAGLTAIGFGDDYRKVIQKNADGISGRLKLLGQAILVAVVLSILLLHPETSETVRQLWIPFYKDIAVESLPLWVLFPFLFLVLAGSSNAINLTDGIDGLAIGCTVTSALAFGIMAYCAGNVIIADYLLISYLPGTEELAVVCAALLGASLGFLWFNANPAEVFMGDTGSLALGGLIGTVAFLIHQPLTLIIVGGIFVFEAGSVILQVGSYKTRRKRIFLMAPIHHHFELKGWAENKIVIRFWIVSLLCAIAGLASLRLR; this is translated from the coding sequence ATGCTCTCCTTTCTTGAACATCTTGATTCGATCTGGGGGCCTCTCCGGCTTTTCGGGTTTATCACAGTGCGAGCGGTTCTCGCTGGCCTATTCTCGTTTCTTTTCGCCCTGATCTTCGGGCCTCGGATCATCGAGTTTCTCAAGCGTTTAAAGATGAGAGAGGTGGGAAGGAGTGAGGAGGAAGTGGGTCATCTTGCCGTCTTGCACCAGGGGAAACAGGACACTCCGACCATGGGCGGCCTAATTCTCTTCGGATCGATTTCGCTCTCTCTCTTCCTTTTCGCGGTTCCTAACGTCTACGTCGTTGTGGCATGGATTGTTTACGCCGGACTCACTGCTATCGGTTTCGGTGACGATTACCGTAAAGTCATTCAAAAGAACGCGGATGGAATCAGCGGGCGACTGAAACTGCTTGGCCAGGCGATCCTTGTCGCGGTAGTCCTTTCCATTCTTCTCCTCCATCCTGAGACCAGTGAAACAGTTCGCCAACTGTGGATTCCATTTTACAAGGATATTGCGGTGGAGTCTTTGCCGCTCTGGGTCCTGTTTCCGTTTTTGTTTCTGGTTTTGGCGGGTTCCAGTAACGCGATCAATTTAACGGATGGGATCGATGGCCTCGCGATTGGATGCACGGTCACATCGGCTCTCGCGTTTGGGATAATGGCCTACTGCGCGGGTAACGTGATCATTGCCGACTACCTCTTGATTAGCTATCTACCGGGAACGGAGGAGCTTGCGGTGGTCTGTGCGGCCCTTCTCGGGGCGAGCCTCGGATTCCTCTGGTTCAATGCGAATCCAGCGGAGGTGTTTATGGGAGATACGGGTTCACTTGCGCTTGGCGGTCTGATCGGGACGGTAGCATTTCTCATCCACCAACCGCTCACCCTGATTATCGTGGGGGGTATTTTTGTCTTCGAGGCCGGGTCAGTAATTTTGCAGGTTGGATCTTACAAGACGCGGCGGAAGAGAATTTTTTTGATGGCACCGATT